Proteins found in one Bactrocera tryoni isolate S06 unplaced genomic scaffold, CSIRO_BtryS06_freeze2 scaffold_269, whole genome shotgun sequence genomic segment:
- the LOC120781086 gene encoding GMP synthase [glutamine-hydrolyzing]-like: NYFIRQLPNAGRVVEPLTDFHKDEVRDIGRDLGLPADLVERQPFPGPGLAIRILCAEEPYIEKDYSETQVIAKVIVDFHNKLLKNHALINRVIGSITEAEEKELKRISSIDKVQATVLPLRSVGVQGDKRTYSYVVGFSCSSEPNWNDLIFLAKLIPRILHNINCVCYVFGGPVQYEITDITHTTLNEYVLEQLREADAIGNEIIIQAGVHRVISQMPIVLIPMYFDRDPTNRTPSCCRSIVLRQFLTNDFMTGVPVIPGSLQLPTQFSITLFTKYQN, translated from the exons aactattttataagACAATTACCAAATGCTGGTCGTGTCGTTGAACCTTTAACCGATTTTCACAAAGATGAAGTAAGAGATATAGGCAGAGATCTCGGTCTACCAGCCGACTTAGTTGAACGACAACCATTTCCAGGGCCAGGCCTAGCTATCCGGATTCTCTGTGCTGAAGAACCTTATATAGAAAAAGACTACTCAGaaacacag gttATAGCAAAAGTTATAGTTGATTTTCATAACAAACTATTGAAAAACCATGCATTAATAAATCGCGTAATTGGCTCTATCACTGAAGCAGAAGAAAAGGAACTTAAGCGTATTTCGTCCATAGATAAAGTGCAAGCTACTGTTTTACCTTTGCGATCTGTCGGTGTACAGG GTGATAAAAGAACTTATAGCTATGTGGTGGGGTTTTCTTGTAGCTCAGAACCCAATTGGAATGATttgatatttttggcaaaattaatTCCTCGTATTCTTCATAATATCAATTGTGTTTGCTATGTGTTTGGAGGTCCCGTGCAATATGAAATTACGGATATAACTCATACTACTCTTAATGAATACGTTTTAGAGCAACTAAGGGAAGCTGACGCTATAGGAAACGAA ATAATAATTCAGGCAGGAGTACATCGTGTAATTTCGCAAATGCCAATTGTTTTGATTCCCATGTATTTTGACAGAGATCCGACGAATCGAACTCCGTCTTGTTGTAGGTCAATAGTCTTAagacaatttttaacaaatgatTTTATGACCGGAGTACCAGTAATACCAGGATCTCTTCAGTTGCCAACACAG ttCTCCATAACATTGTTCACgaaatatcaaaattag